GATTGGCTACAATTGCCGGCGGTTAAAGAGGGGGAAACTGAGACAGAGACTGCCCAGGATCAGCCCTCCCGTAGTATAGATTGCTTGACGGCAGTCTTCAAAATCCAAACCTTCTCCCAATAAGGCCTTGCCTTCCGTTAAGAGGATCGGAGAATAATCCTTACTTTGTGGGAAGACACTCAGCACATAAAAGACTAAGAGACTAGCAAATAAGGTCACTAGGACCCCACTAGAGGAAGTTGCCAGGGTGGAAGATACGAGGAGAAGACTGACAACCAAAAGCCCAAAGCCATACCAGGCTAAGAGGGCAAGGGTTAAATCGTCCTGGTTAACATTGCCCAAATAATATTGGGTATAAGTTAAGGTGGTTAGCCAGCAAATGCTATAGGCCCCGGTCCAAAGCGTGACCAAGAAGATAAATTTGGCGAGAAGGAATTGGCTCCGTTTCAAACCCTTGGTCAAGACCAGAATCAAGGTCCCCGTCTGATATTCCTTGGTCAAAAGCTGACTCTCTAAAAAGACAAAGCAGAGCATGGCTAAGGGGAGGTTCTTAAAAAACTGCTCCCAGGCCATGGAAGCCGTCACTTCCACCGCTTGGACCTGGATGGCTAGACCGTTGTCTTGGTTAGCAATTTGTTCCAGCATCCAGGGGGTCGCCAAGGCCAAGGCGGTATTCATTAAACCAATGACAAAGAAAACCAGAACTAAAATAAAGAGCTGGCCACCCCGCCACTGGGCTAAAAACTCCTTCTTCAGTAAAGTCATTAATGTCTTCATCGAACCACCTCTTGAAATAAATCATCTAAAGACGTCTCCACCCGCTCCACTTGCCTGAGCGCTAAATCTTGGTCAGCCAACCAGGCTAAGACTACTTTCAAGGGATAATCTTGGCTAGAAAAGCGTAACTTACCTGCCTGGTTGAGTTGGCTCTTAGGAAAGGCCGTCTGAAAGCTTAAGCGGTCTTCAACCTGATCCAGTTCGACCTGGTAGCTGGGTCCACCCACCTGATGGGTCAAAGCTTCCAGCGGCCCAGCTAAGGCAATCTGCCCCTGGTTTAAGAGGGCCACATGGCTACAGACCTTTTCCACGTCTGACAAGATATGGGTGGAAAAAAGCACCGTGGTTTCCTGACGGATATTAGAGAGAATCGCTAAGATATCGCGCCGCCCCAAGGGATCCAAGGCGGAGGTAGGTTCGTCACAAATTAATAATTGTGGCCGTCCCATTAAGGCTTGAGCAATCCCTAGCCGCTGCTTCATTCCCCGCGAATAGCCCTTGATCCGTTGCTTATCTTGGGCTAGGCCTACCAGGTCTAAAAGTTCCTGGCTCCTTTTCTTGGCATCCCTGACAGACATACCAGCAATTTGCCCTAAAAAGCGCAGGTATTCTTCCCCATTCATAAAGGGATAAAAGGCCGGCACGTCCGGAAGGTAGCCGATATAGCGGTTGGTTTGGGTCTGGCCATAGCTGACCCGCTCACCTTTAACAAAAATTTGCCCCTGGTCGGCAGGCATTAAGCCTAGGATAAGTTTCATGGTCGTGGTCTTCCCCGCTCCGTTTCTTCCGATAAAACCAAAGACACTGCCCTGGGGAACCGTCAAGGATAAATTATCAAGGATGGTATGACCACCGAATTTTTTGGTCACATGGTCCAAGGTCAAAATTGCCATCAGTCCTCCTCCTTACCAAATAGTAGATAGAGAATAGGGCCAACAAATTGCATAAAGACGACCACCACGACCAACCAGAAGGTCCGCCCCCCTCTTTTATAGGTCTTATGGGTGAGGATATGGTGGAGGGTGTAAACTAACAAAGCAACTTGTAAGACGATAACGGGAATTAAAAAGGGTAAATATTCACTCACATTATTCATAATGGTCTCCTTCTTTCTGAGCGAGAGTTTCCACGCAATAGCCATGGTAGTGGCAATGCGGACAGGTTAGTTTCCGGGTATAGGGGGTATGTTTAGCAAAGATGGCCGCCTTCAAGTCCGGCTGAAAATCATCATGGCATTCCGGACAAATATAGGCCACCTGCTTGAAATAATAACGGCTAATGCCCAAACCATAAGGAATCGCCAGGATAAAATAAAGGGCCATCCAGGCAAAGTTCCCCTGGGTCAGGAGTAAGAAAATCGCCAAACCTGCTAAGAGGCTAATCGGCAGGGCCGTTAACAGGATAAAGAGATGTAATTGTTGAACATGTTTGCGTTTATTCATCATTTTGGCAATGCTCGATAAACCGGTGGCGGAAAGATCAGTAAATGAATGGAGGCTTTTTTGCAGGGCTCTAAGTCGGTCAAGCTGAACTTCTTCTTGCTGGCGCTTAAGCTCCAAGGCTTGGATCTGTTGGTCGATTAATAAATCAATCAAGTCCCGGGCATTGTCCTCATCTAAGACCTGTTTGATATCGTCTAAGGAAAAGCCCAGGTCCTTCAAAAAACAGATCGTCTTCATTTGATTGAGGTCGCCTTCGGAATATAAGCGGCGGCCCCCTTCAGAAATACTGGTTGGAAAAACCAGACCGCGTTTGTGGTAGTACTGGACCGTTCTCACAGTCACCCCCGCTAATTTAGCCAATTCACCACTTGTATAAGTTGCCACAGGTTCACTTCCTTTCTTCTCATCATTAAGCATTGCTTTTCCTCCTTTCTGCCTGTAGATTAGCTTATGACGCTAGGTAATAAGCAAGTCTTTTCCCAAATTTTTTTGAAAAAATTCCCTTTTTTAGAAAAAGACATCAAGAGTTAGTCTCATTTTCTTTATTGATTTTATATACCCTTTGAATATATCCTATTTAAAAATCTGGATAAAAAAAGCTAGGACAAAGCCTAGCTTCAAATACAAATTCTTTATTCAATTATATTAAGCAATTTTTTCGTGGAAGTGGACTTGACGGTCGATCCAGTACATTAGTGGCGCTGTGATCGCTAAAACAATCAGCTCGCTGACCACTAAGGTGAAGTAAGTGTACCAGAAAGGCAATTGGAAGGCTAGATTCAGTTCAAAAGCCACAATGAAAATCATCAACGAGAAAATCACTGTCGTTGCTCCTAAGCGAGCCTTAACCGAAGGGAGCTTAGGATAGATCCAATCACAGATTAAGAAACTGATGACGGTATGGAAGGTCCCAAAGACCAGGTCATACCAACCTAAACCATTGGCAAAACCATAGAAATTGGCAATGAAGACACCTGCCACCACACCCCATTTATAGCGGCGGTCAAAAGCATTCAAATGGTTCAGCCCTTCAGATAAGCGAAATTGGATCGGTCCATAGGCGATTTGAGGGGCGATAAAATAGATCACCACATAAATCGCCGCCACTAGGGCATTAATCACTAAGGGCCGGGTTTTGTTCTCTTGCATAGTATTTTTCCTCCTAGTTTTTTTACGTTGGATGGTTTCGAACAACGCACTCCCCATTGTAACACAATTATTTCTTCAAAAAGAAGGCTTTATTCTCCCGCAAAAAAGAACTTCTTGATGCTATAGGAAACAACAACTACCCCTAGTCCAGCTAAAGTAAAGCTCTGCCATTGGATGAGGGGAATGATCTTGCCAAATACAACATTAGCTAAAGGTGAAAATAAAGAGCTGAAAACAAAGAGCAATGAAAATACTCGGCCTAAAAACTCCTGGTCGCTATGCTTTTGTATAATCGTGAACACCTTGGCGACTGGGGAATTGATGGCCAAAGCAAGGCTCAAAATCGCACTGGTAAGAATTAATATCAATTGATCAGCAAGATAATCTTTATATAATACAGAGCAGACTAAGCAAGCTATAAAGCTCATTAAGTCTGAAAAGATTAATAATTTTTTTCGATTCAGTTGATCAACAAGCGGGCCGACTAGAAGATTGGAAAACAATAAAATTGAAGTGCTAATACTATTTATTTTTCCTAATAAAGCCGTATTTTGAGTTTGAGAAACGAGGAACCAATTGATAGCAAATAAGTAAAGGGTATCCCCCAATTAAGGAGACCCCGTAATTTGCCAGTAAAGGCAGACCCTGTCTTAAAGCTAACTTTTTATTTCCTCCCATAAGCAATTCCCTCTTTTCGCTTGTTTAAATAAACTGACCAGAAATCACTTTCCTGGACCACTAATCATCGATTTCTAATCATCACTGAGCCTGAATTTTTGATTACTTTTAAATTAATTTAATGATTATATACAGAGTCTTCCTCCTTGTCAATTGCCATAAGAAAACAGGAAAACCCCTAGAGTCGTTTAACTTTTTCAAGTTTGACTCTAGGGGCTCACTAAGATATAACAGAAAACATGCTTTCTACTATTTTATTCTTCCAATCCCACACAAGCTCGGGCCTCGTCCGAGGAAAGTTCTTAGCAAGTGGCTTTGATTGCTTAGTCTCCCTTGTCCTTGCTTTCATCCTCCCCCTGCCTTTTACTTTTTTTCCTCATGGGTTTTCTAGGATGGGGAAGACTGGGCCGCAAACGCTTGGTCCAAAAGCCACCGTGGATATACTTGGCATCATAAGAGATATAGAAGACCTTGGGATCAATGGCTTCAATGGTACGGCAGACTTGCTGTTCTCTGGACCGCGGAGTTAAGACCGTCATGATTAAGCGGTCACCATCCCGACCATAACCGGTCTGCACGGTCACCCCATAACCCTGTTGGCGCAGACTTTGGGCTAAATGATTATCCGTCGACTGGGTAAAAATCTGAATCACCGCGTGGCCAAGAGCGATCTTATCCTCTAAGAGGATGCCCAGGTAAATCCCAATCCCGTAACCTAGGGCATAGACCACCAGGTAGATGGGGGTATCCAGGTATTTCATGACCACCGAGAGCCCGATGGTATAAATGGTTACCTCAATCATGGCGATAAAGGGCGCAATGGACCGGTAGCCCCGCATGGCTAGTAGGGTACGGATGGTATTGAGCATAATGTAAATTAAGTTAATGCCAAAGATAAACAGTAAAATATAAAGATTCATAGCCTTCCTCCTTCCTAGTAAAATTAGCACAGATCAGATTGTAATTAAAGAAATAATAAATAAAAAAGCAAAATGAATAAACAAAAAACTACAGCCAATCGGCAAAATGCTGCCGGAGACTGTAGTTCTAGCATTCTTTATTCTTCTAAGACCACAAAGGCTTGGGCATAGTCATCGGTATGGGTGATCGAAAGAAAAATCTTGCCCGAATAGGCGGCGGTATTCAGGCAGGGGCGGCCCTTTTGGTCATTTAATATTTCCAGGTCCTGGAAGGATAGGGATAGGCCAATGCCGGTCCCCAAGGCCTTGGCAAAGGCCTCTTTAGCCGCCCAGCGTCCCGAAAGGAATTCCATCTGACGCTTCCAGCTGCTATTAGCTTCCATGGCCTCTCGTTCACTTGCTGTTAATACCCGATTGGCAAAATCAGGGCGCTGTTTTTGCGCTTTTTCAATCCGTTTGATGTCAACTAAGTCGGTACCAATTCCTTTGATCATGGTCGGCTGTCCTTTAACGAATGGTAAATGATTGCTTAGTGGATTGGTTTTTAGCCGGCTTGTTGCCTTTCTTAGCCTGGCTGCGTTTTTTGTTGCCAGTGTGCTTAGACTTGCCTTGGCCCTTATTATTTTTAGGTCTTGGCTTGGAGTGGTGATTTCTCCCCTTATGCTGGCCTCGGTTCTTAGAGTGGGACTTGCCACGGTTTTTGTCGGAACGTTTCCGCCCTAAAGGCCGCTCAGGCGTGATGGACACCTTGACATCATTTTTATCCTTCATTTGTGAGCGAACCACAGCCAGGGCTAATTGTTCAGCCGTATAGTTTTCGCTGAGGTAGTTCACCACTTCTTCATATTGGTCATCACGGTCTTCTTCTAAGAGTTCCTCCACCGCAGCTAGAGATTGCTTGATTTGCCCAGTGAAGGCTTCTTCTTCCGTTGGTGGACGGAGAGGAGACATTTTTTTATGGGTTAAGTTTTCAATAGTACGCAGGTAACCCATTTCATGATTTGAGACAAAGGTAATGGACATACCGCCCTTACCTGCCCGTCCCGTCCGGCCGATCCGGTGGACATAGCTTTCAGGGTCTTGGGGAATATCATAGTTATAAACATGGGTTACGTTACTAATGTCTAAGCCACGGGCCGCCACATCAGTAGCCACTAAAATTTCCAAACGGCCGTCTTTAAAGTCCTTCATAATACTGGAGCGTTTCTCCTGGGATAAGTCCCCATGGATTCCTTCGGCCTGGTAGCCGCGTTCAATCAGTCCGCGACTGACTTCATCGACCCGGCGTTTGGTCCGAGCAAAGACAATAGCCAGTTTGGCATGGCTAACATCAATGAAGCGAGTCAAAAGATCAAATTTTTCCCGGTCATGACACTTGGTAAAGTACTGGTCGATGGTATCTGCGGTCATTTCCTTGGCTTCGATTTTGACCGTTACCGGATCTTGCATGAAATGCTCACCAATGCGTTGGATTTCCTTAGGCATGGTGGCTGAAAAGAGCAAGGTTTGCCGGTTGGACGGCGTCGCGCGGATAATGGTTTCAATGTCTTCGATAAAGCCCATATTAAGCATCTCATCAGCTTCATCTAAAACCAAGGTTTCGATAAAGTTTAGGTTTAAGACCTTGCGTTTCATTAAATCAATTAACCGGCCTGGCGTTCCCACTACCACAGGGGCGCCTTTTTTAATTTGGTGGATTTGCCGACGGATATTGGCCCCACCGTATACATTAACGGTGCGAACGCCTTTTTCCTTACCCAGGCGATAAAGTTCTTGGCCATTTTGGATGGCGAGTTCCCGGGTTGGGGCGATCACCAAGGCTTGGATGTGATCGGTATGGTGGTCGATTTTTTCTAAGAGGGGGAGGCCAAAAGCAGCGGTTTTTCCGGTACCGGTTTGAGCTTGGCCTAAAACATCCCGTCCTTCTAAGGCGTAGGGAATGGTTTGTGCTTGGATGGGGGTGGCTTCTTCAAAGCCCATATTCTTAACCGCTTGAAGCAGTCTAGGATCTAAATTAAGTTCTTCAAATTTCATTAACGAAGAGATTCCTCCTTATTATTAAAAAAGAGTCGCCTGCATAAGGCGAGCTCTTATGTTCTTGGTGTATTCACTTGTTCTAGTATAGCACGAATTGCATAAAATTGCTGGTTAAAGCTTTTTATCCTTAAGCTTTTAAGGCAGCAACCACTTCAGCCAGTCCCATACCGTGGCTGGCTTTGACCAGGATTTGGTCTTGGGAGTGAACTTGGTCTAATAAGTCCTTAATTAAAGCGGCCTTATCTTCAGGATAGTAATGAATTTTGTCTTCGGGATAGCCCTTATCCTTTAGAGCTCTCGCCAAGGCTTGCATCTCCTGACCATAGAGATAGACCCCGTCAATATGCGGGCTATCAATCTCCTCAGCAATGCTAGCATGCATGCTGGCGCTGTACTTACCTAATTCTAACATATCCCCTAAGACCAATACCTTATGGCTGGTGACAGCGGGACGTTCTAATTGTGAGAAATTACGGATAACTGCCCGCATAGCACTGGGGTTGGCGTTATAGGTATCGTTGAGAATTTGGATGTCATCCTTACCCAATAACCACTCACTGCGGTTAGCCGTCAGCTTAAATTGACTCAGGGGTGTCTTAATTTGTTCCACCGCTAAGCCTTGGCTATAAGCTACCGCACAGGCCATGAGGGCATTCTTCACATTATAATCCCCACTCACGGGAATGGATAATTCCACATTGGGGGACAAGTTGGTATAAAAGTGAGTATGCTCGCGCTCATTGACAATATTTTCGGCATAGACATCCTCAGAGTCATCCAGTCCTACCCGGATCTTTTTGATTTCCGGCATCTCGACCACCGCTTGGTCAATCAGGGGCTCGTCGCCTGGGTAAATGAAGGTGCCGTCTTCCTTTAAGCCTTCTAGGATCTCTAGCTTGGCCTTGGCAATATTTTCCCGCGAGCCGAGAAATTCAATATGGCTCTCCCCGATCATAGTAATCACCGCAACATCCATGGGACAGAGTTGGGCGAGGAAACGAATTTCACCAGGTCCTGACATCCCCATTTCGACTACCAAAACTTCAGTATCTTCCGGCATGGAGAGGATAGTAAAGGGAACACCCAGCTGGTTATTATAATTGCCCTGGGTCTTATAGACATTAAAGGTGGTTGATAAGGTAGCCGCGGTCATATCTTTAGTCGTGGTCTTGCCAGCGGAACCGGTAACGGCAATCACCTTAGGCCCAATGAGACCTAGATAATATTTGGCCAGATCAACAAAGGCGGTGAAGGTATCTTCCACCTGGATAACCGGGATCTGGCTAGGCGCATCGGCGGGATCATTGGCCCACAAGGTGGCTTGGGCCCCATGGTCGATGGCATCTTGGATAAAATCGTGACCATCCCGAGCCGCTTTGAGGGGGATAAACAAGCCCCCTGGCTTTATTTCTTTAGAATTAAAGGCTACCGATGTAATCAAGTCATGGGCGGACCTTGAGTCATAGTCCAGGGCCCCAACGGCTTTGACAATCTCATTGATGGCTAATGCTTTCATCTGATCACTGCTCATTTTTCAATCCTTTATAAGTTTCAAAACGTTCTAAGCCTAATTGGATTAATCTTTCCAGCAATTGGTCATAAGGAATACCAGTGGCTTCCCATAAGGATGGATACATGGACCATTGGGTGAAGCCAGGCATGGTGTTGACTTCATTGATGTAAATATCCATATTATGGGTGACAAAGAAGTCCACCCGGGTTAAGCCACTAGAATCAATGGCCGCATAGGCCTTAGCAGCGTAAGCACGGATCTTATCCATAATCTCACCAGGGAGGTCAGCAGGAATGGCTAATTCTACGGTATTATTGATGTATTTTTCCTCGTAGTTATAGAAACTCTTAGACTTGACCACTTCCCCGGCCACTGAGGTTTCAATGGCATCATTACCGAGCACGGCCACTTCTACCTCACGGGCTTCTACTCCTTGTTCCACAATTACCCGCCGGTCATAATTAAAGGCCAACTCAATGGCTTGAATTAATTCTTCCCGGTCATTGGCACAGGAAATCCCCACACTGGACCCGAGGTTAGCGGGCTTGACGAAGATGGGATAAACCAATTCCCCTTCAATCCGGGTGAGGCTTTTGGCCCGTTCTTGGTCCCATTCAAAATGTGTCAATGAGGTAAAAGGCACTTGGGGAATTTGCGCTTGTTGGAAGAGCTGTTTGGAAATAATTTTATCCATGCCCGCTGCACTAGCGAGAACACCCGCGCCCACATAAGGCACATTCAAGCTTTCAAATAAGCCTTGAATCTTACCATCTTCTCCGTGGGGACCGTGTAAGGCTGGAAAAGCAATGACTTCTTCCCCGTTAAAGACTTGGCAAGGACTGACTAAGTCGCCATGTTCAGGGTCATTAGTGTCCAATTCAGAGTTAAAGCGGAGCGGAAGGTCCGCTTCTGGAGCTTGGTCAATCGCCGGCCCCTTAATCCATTGATTGGCCTGAGTAATGTAGACAGGCAACAAAGTATGCTTTTGATAATTAATATGCTTAATAATTGATTGCGCCGTCATAATAGAAATATCATGCTCAGCACTTTGTCCTCCGTATAGTAAGACAATCTTCATAATTAGCCTCCAAATATTTCGTTCGAAAGTTCTTTAATCGACCAACCCTTAGCTGAATCATAGGTCAGCTTGGCTAATAACTTGGCCTCTGATAGTCGATTGATGGTTTCATCCACTTGGTCCTCTACCAAATAAATCGGAATAACTAGGTCACTTTGCCGGGCCCAATCCACCTTAGAAAAATCAAAAATAGCCCCTTCATAAAGCAAGGGTCGTAATTCTTCTATTATTTCCAGTGAGGGGAGGGGGATTTCCTTAGTGCTTAAAGAGCTGCTTAAGAAAAACAGTGGCCGCTTACCTACCCCGCTATCTTCCACACAGGCTTTAATTCTAAGTGCCAATTGATAGAAAAATTCATTGATATAGCGATAATAAACCTTTACCAGATGATTTTCCATGGGTAGGCAGACATAATTATTCTGCAATTTATAGAAGAAGGGTGAATGCCAGTGCCGGTTGGCATGACTCAAATAGAGCATTTCGGCAATTTCACCGGGATCTAACTGATGCAATAACTCCTGAGAATCATAATCAATCCATTTGACATGGGGATGAGCCACGCTTTCCTGTTCAATCAAGAAATCAGAAACGCTTTTTTCTCCGCGAATCAGTTCAAAACGTGTATAATCATCAAAGGAGCCCATATCTTTAGGGCTAGACAGGAGCACTAAATTACGGGGCAACTTCTTCATGGCCTTTTTTAGGTGCAAAACCCCCAGACCACGACTGGTTACATGATTACTTGTTGGATCAAGCAAAATATAAATATAATTCATAACCACCAGCTCCCTCCTCACAGTACCATATAATGATACCAAACTTTAGACAGGAGTGACACATCTTTTTATGAAAGGCGCTCATAATATTCACTTGCTCGCCCTCCCCTTCCAAAAACATTACTATACTTATCTCTCTCAAACCC
The nucleotide sequence above comes from Aerococcus urinae. Encoded proteins:
- a CDS encoding ABC transporter permease subunit → MKTLMTLLKKEFLAQWRGGQLFILVLVFFVIGLMNTALALATPWMLEQIANQDNGLAIQVQAVEVTASMAWEQFFKNLPLAMLCFVFLESQLLTKEYQTGTLILVLTKGLKRSQFLLAKFIFLVTLWTGAYSICWLTTLTYTQYYLGNVNQDDLTLALLAWYGFGLLVVSLLLVSSTLATSSSGVLVTLFASLLVFYVLSVFPQSKDYSPILLTEGKALLGEGLDFEDCRQAIYTTGGLILGSLCLSFPLFNRRQL
- a CDS encoding ABC transporter ATP-binding protein — protein: MAILTLDHVTKKFGGHTILDNLSLTVPQGSVFGFIGRNGAGKTTTMKLILGLMPADQGQIFVKGERVSYGQTQTNRYIGYLPDVPAFYPFMNGEEYLRFLGQIAGMSVRDAKKRSQELLDLVGLAQDKQRIKGYSRGMKQRLGIAQALMGRPQLLICDEPTSALDPLGRRDILAILSNIRQETTVLFSTHILSDVEKVCSHVALLNQGQIALAGPLEALTHQVGGPSYQVELDQVEDRLSFQTAFPKSQLNQAGKLRFSSQDYPLKVVLAWLADQDLALRQVERVETSLDDLFQEVVR
- a CDS encoding PLDc N-terminal domain-containing protein → MNNVSEYLPFLIPVIVLQVALLVYTLHHILTHKTYKRGGRTFWLVVVVVFMQFVGPILYLLFGKEED
- a CDS encoding MerR family transcriptional regulator encodes the protein MATYTSGELAKLAGVTVRTVQYYHKRGLVFPTSISEGGRRLYSEGDLNQMKTICFLKDLGFSLDDIKQVLDEDNARDLIDLLIDQQIQALELKRQQEEVQLDRLRALQKSLHSFTDLSATGLSSIAKMMNKRKHVQQLHLFILLTALPISLLAGLAIFLLLTQGNFAWMALYFILAIPYGLGISRYYFKQVAYICPECHDDFQPDLKAAIFAKHTPYTRKLTCPHCHYHGYCVETLAQKEGDHYE
- a CDS encoding QueT transporter family protein, with translation MQENKTRPLVINALVAAIYVVIYFIAPQIAYGPIQFRLSEGLNHLNAFDRRYKWGVVAGVFIANFYGFANGLGWYDLVFGTFHTVISFLICDWIYPKLPSVKARLGATTVIFSLMIFIVAFELNLAFQLPFWYTYFTLVVSELIVLAITAPLMYWIDRQVHFHEKIA
- a CDS encoding MFS transporter, encoding MGDTLYLFAINWFLVSQTQNTALLGKINSISTSILLFSNLLVGPLVDQLNRKKLLIFSDLMSFIACLVCSVLYKDYLADQLILILTSAILSLALAINSPVAKVFTIIQKHSDQEFLGRVFSLLFVFSSLFSPLANVVFGKIIPLIQWQSFTLAGLGVVVVSYSIKKFFFAGE
- a CDS encoding DUF2179 domain-containing protein, which translates into the protein MNLYILLFIFGINLIYIMLNTIRTLLAMRGYRSIAPFIAMIEVTIYTIGLSVVMKYLDTPIYLVVYALGYGIGIYLGILLEDKIALGHAVIQIFTQSTDNHLAQSLRQQGYGVTVQTGYGRDGDRLIMTVLTPRSREQQVCRTIEAIDPKVFYISYDAKYIHGGFWTKRLRPSLPHPRKPMRKKSKRQGEDESKDKGD
- the acpS gene encoding holo-ACP synthase; its protein translation is MIKGIGTDLVDIKRIEKAQKQRPDFANRVLTASEREAMEANSSWKRQMEFLSGRWAAKEAFAKALGTGIGLSLSFQDLEILNDQKGRPCLNTAAYSGKIFLSITHTDDYAQAFVVLEE
- a CDS encoding DEAD/DEAH box helicase, which codes for MKFEELNLDPRLLQAVKNMGFEEATPIQAQTIPYALEGRDVLGQAQTGTGKTAAFGLPLLEKIDHHTDHIQALVIAPTRELAIQNGQELYRLGKEKGVRTVNVYGGANIRRQIHQIKKGAPVVVGTPGRLIDLMKRKVLNLNFIETLVLDEADEMLNMGFIEDIETIIRATPSNRQTLLFSATMPKEIQRIGEHFMQDPVTVKIEAKEMTADTIDQYFTKCHDREKFDLLTRFIDVSHAKLAIVFARTKRRVDEVSRGLIERGYQAEGIHGDLSQEKRSSIMKDFKDGRLEILVATDVAARGLDISNVTHVYNYDIPQDPESYVHRIGRTGRAGKGGMSITFVSNHEMGYLRTIENLTHKKMSPLRPPTEEEAFTGQIKQSLAAVEELLEEDRDDQYEEVVNYLSENYTAEQLALAVVRSQMKDKNDVKVSITPERPLGRKRSDKNRGKSHSKNRGQHKGRNHHSKPRPKNNKGQGKSKHTGNKKRSQAKKGNKPAKNQSTKQSFTIR
- a CDS encoding UDP-N-acetylmuramoyl-tripeptide--D-alanyl-D-alanine ligase, which gives rise to MSSDQMKALAINEIVKAVGALDYDSRSAHDLITSVAFNSKEIKPGGLFIPLKAARDGHDFIQDAIDHGAQATLWANDPADAPSQIPVIQVEDTFTAFVDLAKYYLGLIGPKVIAVTGSAGKTTTKDMTAATLSTTFNVYKTQGNYNNQLGVPFTILSMPEDTEVLVVEMGMSGPGEIRFLAQLCPMDVAVITMIGESHIEFLGSRENIAKAKLEILEGLKEDGTFIYPGDEPLIDQAVVEMPEIKKIRVGLDDSEDVYAENIVNEREHTHFYTNLSPNVELSIPVSGDYNVKNALMACAVAYSQGLAVEQIKTPLSQFKLTANRSEWLLGKDDIQILNDTYNANPSAMRAVIRNFSQLERPAVTSHKVLVLGDMLELGKYSASMHASIAEEIDSPHIDGVYLYGQEMQALARALKDKGYPEDKIHYYPEDKAALIKDLLDQVHSQDQILVKASHGMGLAEVVAALKA
- a CDS encoding D-alanine--D-alanine ligase, which gives rise to MKIVLLYGGQSAEHDISIMTAQSIIKHINYQKHTLLPVYITQANQWIKGPAIDQAPEADLPLRFNSELDTNDPEHGDLVSPCQVFNGEEVIAFPALHGPHGEDGKIQGLFESLNVPYVGAGVLASAAGMDKIISKQLFQQAQIPQVPFTSLTHFEWDQERAKSLTRIEGELVYPIFVKPANLGSSVGISCANDREELIQAIELAFNYDRRVIVEQGVEAREVEVAVLGNDAIETSVAGEVVKSKSFYNYEEKYINNTVELAIPADLPGEIMDKIRAYAAKAYAAIDSSGLTRVDFFVTHNMDIYINEVNTMPGFTQWSMYPSLWEATGIPYDQLLERLIQLGLERFETYKGLKNEQ